The sequence ATCTCCCAATGTATACGTGCCTGCATTTTTCGagggtaaatacttaggaatatattGCCAGAACTTGCATACAGCATAAAAGTGAATTTGGATCCCCGCCTCACACCTCGTGCAAAAACCAACTGGAGATGGATTAAAGGCCTTAATGTGACAGGCAGAACTGTAAAACTTTGTCAGATAGCGCAGCAGAATGttgtggggggaggagaagaTGTCTTTAATAAGATGCAAGAGATTACCCTCGGCCTGCAAGAATCTCCTGACAGCCTACCCCAACCCCTGTTCCAGGTGAGGTGAGCACTGTGCTCAAACTGGATAACACAGTGGTGGGGCAGACGTCCTGGAAGCCGTGTGGTCCCCACGCCTGGGACCAGAGCTTCACCCTGGAGCTGGAGAGGGTGAGTTGGGTTAGGGGATGACAGGGCTTGGAGGAGGAGGAGTTTGAGGCCTCGGGCGCCCCAAATGACGGCCCTCTTTCTGTCCCTTGAGGCACGGGAGCTGGAGTTGGCTGTGTTCTGGCGGGACCAGCGGGGCCTGTGTGCCCTCAAATTCCTGAAGTTGGAGGATTTCTTGGACAACGAGAGGCATGAAGTACAGCTGGACATGGAACCTCAGGGCTGCCTGGTGGCTGAGGTACAGCCTGACCCCGACCCTGAGAAAATGCTTTGGCATCTCCTGCTCTGGAAGGGGAAGATGTGTTTTCCACTGGTGTCTGAATCTCGATAGAAGAGTACATATAATTAGTCACATCAATGCATGACTTAAGCTGGGATTGGTTTTGTTCTGaaacaagatattaaaaaaagaaaaacaacaacaacaaaattttgtcaagctagaaaagaaaagcaaaccctaGCAACATATTACGGAGATTGCCACCAGAGCCACAGCTGAGCAGAGAGATTCCTTCCACAGTGATGTCAGGGTTAGGGTCCAAATCAGGGTAGCCCACACTTGGCACTatggacatttgggctggatCATTCTTGGTTGCAGGGGCCGTCCTGTGCACTGCAGGGTGCCGAGCAacaccccctgcctccccccacaggatgccagtagcaacccccCCGctccaagttgtgacaaccaaaaatgtctccagacacggCCAGGGTCCCCTGATGAAGAGCCCATAGTCTAAATGACGTTCCTAGCTGACCCCTTGTAGTATGGCTGGGCCCTGTTCGCAGTGCTGTACTGGCATTGACTCGTTAGTCCTCACAATAACCCAGTGCAAACAGGACCATTATTAGTCACATCTGATAGAGGAGGAAATGAGCCACAGAGAAAGAAAGTCACTGGTGCCCTCATTTAACCAGAATCATCCTCAAAAATTCTTCAAATTTGCCCCTAACATATACATGTGTCCTGTTTTTTTGTCtataggtatatgtgtgtgtgtgtgtgtatgtgtgtgtctcccCATGTCCTTAAACCCAGGaggaaatgtgtttgtttttttcttttttgctacttgcttagatttttaaatacCGCTTCTCTTTGCAAGAAGATCAGACCATGTGAAAgagatcagaaatgaaagagaaacagttcACAATGCACAGTATAAAATACAGCTGTATAATGAACTCTGTTTTCAGGAGTGGGATAAATACCAAGTGAGTCACTGGGTTCAAGTGAGTTTAAAGATTAACCTGAAAGAAGCTTTTCCTTGGTTGCCAGAGACCAAATACATATTACTCTAAGTTTTCACTAAAAAgtgctttcaaaattaaaaaaaaattagtaaattttcACTAATTCCCAACACGTAGTTTTTTCTTGAAAAAGTATctagaaaaattctgaaaatattcaaGGGCTGTTTTACTATCCAGGTGGAAATTCTTATGTGATCTCATAATCGAGGACTCCTGaaggaaaggagcagagaagggCAGACTTCAGATGGTAGGGCCACGAAACTATTCTTCTATTAGGAAGACTGTCCAAAACCCAAGTGGACGATAGAGGTGGGTGGCCCGGGGGACAAGTTCTGAGGCAGTCCTTCTTGCCTTCAAGGTTTACTTATAACATTCTATTTTGTTCTCCCCGAAGCGCCAGCCTGTAGGACTTTCTGCAGTTCTGTTGTCAGTGAGCCTACAATCGTTGAGTTCCGTTGTAGGTAGAAATGTTCCATATCTGTGTCATCCAATACAGTAGCTGCTAGTCCGTTGAagtgtggctagtgtgactgggGGAACTGacgttttcattttacttaattgaaatagccacatgtggctagaggGGACCAGATTGGACACCCATAAAGCCACACAGTTCTGTGACTCCGGCACCTTCTAGAAGATGCGTTGGAGTCGGGAGAATTCAACTCGGCCAGTGGTTTCCCCACGTGGGTGGGCGccagcatcacctggagggcttgttgaaACGCAGACTTCGGGGCTCCAGCGCCGGGGTTTCTGATTCGGTGGGTCCAGGTTGGGGTGGCGGTGCTGAGAATCTGCACTTCCagcaggttcccaggtgatgctgatgctgctggtctgggaccaCACTCGGGCGGTCGGGACACCAGGTGAAGTGTAGGACCTGTTTGCTGGAGTTGTATGCGCATCTCGTTGGACCAgacccactccccacccctggagGAGGGCCTGCTTGCCTCCTTCTTGCCTTTCCAAGGTAGCACTTCAGGAGGTGGTCCCGTCGAAGGACGGATTGACTTTATGACCCCTTAATACGATGCCTAGTACTCTGTGGTTGGACGCAATGCCACAGCGATCAGAACCCCCGAGACATATGGGCGTGCACACCTATGATCCTAAGGGCTTCCCCACCAAGCTGCCTGGAGGTGGGCGAGGGTCCTCACGCGAGCCCCTCCCTCAGGTCACCTTCCGCAACCCTGTCATTGAGAGGATACCGCGGCTCCGACGGCAGAAGAAGATCTTCTCCAAGCAGCAAGGTGAGGGgatgggctggggcaggggagagaccAGGGGTCCTGGGAGTGTCACAGAGGGTGACACCCGCCCCTGTCTCCCCAGGGAAGGCATTTCAGCGCGCTAGGCAGATGAACATCGACGTCGCCACCTGGGTGCGGCTGCTTCGCAGGCTCATCCCCAATGCCACTGCCACAGGCACCTTCAGCCCTGGGGCTTCTCCAGGACCCGAGGCTCGGTCCACAGGGTAAGGAGGGAGGGCCCCAGAGTTCCGGCTGCCTCTGGTTGCTTCCCGGAATGCTAGGTCTTAGATGCACCCTCTTCCCTTTGCCGCAGCGACATATCTGTGGAGAAGCTGAACCTCGGGGTTGACTTGGACAGCTCACCCCAGAAGAGCCCTCTGGGTCCTCCTTCCAGCCCATCAAGTCTGGTGAGCTTCCCCCTTGGCCTGGGCAGTGTTAGGGGACCTCCACTGCCACTCAAGGCCCAGAGATcgccaggaacttccctggtcACACAGCACACCTCTGCCAGAACCGGGGTCCTGTTCTCTATCCCGGATAAAAACATGAGCTTGGGAGCCAGGCTACCTGGGTCCCGTCCCTGCTCTGCTgcctcctagctgtgtgactcacGCCAAGCAGCTTCACCTCTCTGTGTTTAGTACACTGCCCTGTAAAATGATCACACTTAAAACTCATGTCGATGACAGAAGTCCAGTtagtggttttctctgggtgggGGTTTATTGATAGGAGGGGGGACACAAGAGAGCCTGgcaaagatgataaaaatgttctgcatCTTGATCTAGGTCGGAGGTCAGCAcactttttctggaaagggccaTATAGGcagtattttcagctttgtgggccaGAAGGTCACAGTGATGACTAGTCAATGCTGCTCTCGTAGAAAGCAGCCACACCTGATACAGGCAGACGTGAAGGGGTGTTGCTGTGCGCCAGGAAGCCTTACTGAACGTCTGTCACTTTCATGGATCGTGAACTATTAgtcttcttctgatttttttcccccagccctTTAGAAACGTAAAAATCCTTCTTAGTTTACAGACTGTACAAAGCATGGAGTTTACCGACCCTTGGGCTAGGCGACGGGCATCTGGGTAGATACGTACGTAAGAGCTCTTTCCATTGCCCACCTCACCGAGTGCACTTTATACCTCGTTttctaaaaaaatggaaacaataatataTGCTTCGTGGCATCAAATTAAAACGAGATGCCTCATTAAATTAGATGAGTTtgtcaaaaaaaaatacaaaagttgaATAACATTGAACGCTGGGGAGGATGCAGGAGAAGCGTGAGAATCACTGCATCTCCTTCGGACGGCACAGCTGGCTGAGTTAAAAAGATGGGCATTACCTTGACCTAGAAGTTCCAGTCCAGGACATCTATGATGGACATTCACACACGGCCACCAAAATGCTTGAATGGTATAAAATACATCTAGAAAGGTACCCACGAAATCATGAACAGCAGCTGGCTCTGGGGAGGGCAGCTGGGGCAGGAGAGGACTGTGTTTCCTACCGTACACCTGTTTGTGCTGATTGAATCTTTAGAACTGTCTCTATAGTGGAGAATGATGGACCAGTAGGTAATTTTTCCtacttaaattattaattttgattcTTCTCAAAGTTATGTATGCTTATGATGTAAAGAATTAGGTCACTCCGTGGTATTCCCTAATACCAATAAAGGGAATAAgtagataaatgataaaatacagCATAGAATGtgctgggaagaaaaataaagcagagaaaggggaCAGGGAGCGTTGGAGCTTCTGTTAGTTAGTTAATATGGCGGTCAGCTGGCCACCTTCAAAGGTGACGTTTGAATAAAGGCCTGAAGCAGGTGAGGGAGGAACAGTGCAGGTGCTGGGAAAAGAGAGTTCCTGGTGGAGAGAACAGCCccatgcaaaggtcctggggtggaAACACGCCTGGTGTGTTCAGGGCACAGTGAATGGAACAGTGTGGCTGAAGGGGGATGGagtgaggaggggtgggggaggagaggtgaggTCACATTGGTGACAAGAGCCTTGGTGGCTCTTGTGGTTATGGGTTATTGTACTCTGACCTCCTCTGTCTGCCACAGACGTCTCTGATCCAGGAAACTACCACCACTCCTGAGCTGCCTTCAGAGACCCAGGAgaccccaggccccaccctgTGCAGGTGACACCCCTCCCCTGgccaccacccaccacccctgcccactGTCCCTTCCCCACCAGCCTCCTCTTTCCACAGCCCTCTGAGGAAGTCACCCCTGACCCTCGAGGATTTCCAGTTCCTGGCGGTGCTGGGCCGGGGTCACTTTGGGAAGGTGAGGCGGGGGGCAAGGAGTTGGGGGTCTGGGGGGTCCAGACCTCCAGGTCCTTGGACTGGCCACTAAGGCCACCCCTGCCCACTGTGGTTCCAGGTGCTGCTCTCCGAATTCCGGCCCAGCGGGGAGCTGTTTGCCATCAAGGCTTTGAAGAAAGGGGACATTGTGGCCCGAGACGAGGTGGAGAGGTGGGGACCCTGCTCAGGCCCTCTGAGAACTTTGGTCTTCTGGGAAATGGGAGACAGAGCAGTCCCCTCCTTGGAGCTGCTGTGAGAGTGATTCGTAACAGTCACTTGTACTTATTAAGCTAgtattggggtggccaaaaagttcgttcgagGTTTTCTGTATTACAGGaaaccccgaacgaactttttggccaccccaatacTTCCAATAATAACGACTCCTAGAAAGCACCCACCGTGTGCTTTACATGTAGTAACGAATTCCTCACAACGGCTCTAAGAGGCAAGGGCTGTTATTGTCCCCATTCTGCTGATGGCACAGAGAGTTTGAGCAAATTGCCCAAAGGTCACGTAGGCAGTAGGCAGCAGGTCTGGGATTTGAACTTAGGGACTCAAGTTCTGAAGCCTGTGCTGTTAATGGTGCCATTGTACTGGGGTCAGGACCCTGAGTTCAGATCCTCCCTCTGCTGCAGATGTGCTTAGAAACCTTAGGGAGTTCATTTCACGCTTCTGAACCTCAGGCTCCCCTTCTAGAAAAGGGGAGTACTAATGCCTTTCTTGCAGGGTCGCCGGGTGGAATGAATGAGAGGATGACTCTAGAGCATTCTGCACAGTGCCCTGCCCCCTGTAGATACCTGAGATTGTCCCCAATCTTCTTGACATCCTTTTATTAACCAGGAACCCAATTTAGGCTTAAGCAAATACAGGAATTCATTGCTCTGCATCAGAAAAGTCCAGGGGTGGCCTACCTCCAGGCATGGCTGTACACAGGTGCTCAGTTGATATCTCTCCCTTCTGCTTTTGTCCGTGTGGGCTTTGCTTGCAGTCCCCTCACAGGGACAGAGGTGCCCCCCACCCTAGCAGTTTTAAGGCTCATCTGCAAACTTTAGCTCTTCTTCCTTAATAATTCCAGCAGAAACCCTGAGATTGAGCCCCATTGGCCTGGCTTGCCCTTTTGTGGGCCAGTTCCTGGCCAGGGAGATGGGGTGCTCCACAGGGAAAGAACAGTCCCTCTGGTGGTTTCCCAAAGGGAAGTTACTGGGACTGTTACTAGGACAATGGATGGATTCTGGGTGCCTGGTTAGCACGTTCAGAAGCatgaagcaacttgcccaagtgTGCACAGCCATGCAAGGCCCTTGACAAACAGCTGATGACTGAGGACTCTAGGGGGTGGGCGAGTCGGTGGTAGGGAGCTGCTGTGGTCTTtgacccctgccccacccccatcccacccagccTGATGTGTGAGAAGCGGATCTTGGCGGCTGTGACCAGCGCGGGACACCCCTTTCTGGTGAACCTGTTTGGCTGTTTCCAGACACCAGAGCACGTGTGCTTCGTGATGGAGTACTCGGCCGGCGGGGACCTGATGCTGCACATCCACAGTGATGTGTTCTCGGAGCCCCGTGCCGTGTGAGCCTagtcccccaccccacacctccACCCACAGGCCctgcctcccccagctcctggagtTATGGGGTAATGGGGGGCTTTTGAGGATGTGGGAGCCTTATGTGACCCTCTGCCTTTCCTGGAAGCCCAGCTCCCTCACACCGGCCTCTCTCTGCAGCTTCTATTCGGCCTGTGTGGTGCTGGGGCTGCAGTTTCTCCACGAACACAAGATCGTCTACaggtgtgtgtgcgcgcataTGCCCGTGCATGCATGCTCTGCCCACAGGGGGACGCTGAGGCTTCAGGCAGGACCCAGATTCCCACTCATCCCTCTTTACATCTTCCCGTCCCCTCCCCCACAGGGACCTGAAGTTGGACAATTTGCTCCTGGACACCGAGGGCTATGTCAAGATTGCAGACTTTGGCCTCTGCAAGGAGGGTGATGAGCGGGGGGGACTGGGATCTGAGGGGCTGGCCTCTGGGGTTTagacagagaggggagggagtggaGTCCCCAGCCTTACCTGGGTTATCCCCTACCCTGGTCCTGGGATGGGGCTGGCTGTCTGGACCACCCCGTGCTGGGCTGGGCTAGAGCTGTGACCACCCCCATAACCTCACATggccctgctgcccccagggATGGGCTATGGGGACCGGACCAGCACTTTCTGCGGGACCCCGGAGTTCCTGGCACCTGAGGTGCTGACGGACACATCGTACACTCGGGCGGTGGACTGGTGGGGGCTGGGCGTGCTGCTGTATGAGATGCTGGTCGGTGAGGTGAGGCCCCAGGCCGCTGCGCCCTGCCTGTCCCCGGTAACCTGGATATGCCCGGTGGGGGAGAGGGGGGTCGGAATTGGCCTCCACTATGTGCTGTCTGATTGAGGACAGGTGGCTTTGCCTCCCTAGCCTcggtttctgcatctgtaaattgGGGTACTTACCCTCCCACGTGAGCCTTGTAAAAGTGCCACGGGAGCCCAGGGTGGAGCTGGGTGTGGTGTGGCCAGAGGGGCCTAATTCACCCTGGCTCTTCCTGTCCCCAGTCCCCGTTCCCAGGGGACGACGAGGAGGAGGTATTCGACAGCATCGTCAACGATGAGGTTCGCTACCCCCGCTTCCTGTCAGCTGAAGCCATTGGCATCATGCGCAGGGTGAGGACCCCCCCCCCAACTTAGGGTGGGCCAGGGGAGTGGCTCTGGGACTAGGAAGAGGAACACTGACACAGaactccctccccccagctgctGCGGAGGAATCCAGAGCGGAGGCTGGGATCCAGCGAGAGGGATGCAGAGGATGTGAAAAAACAGCCTTTCTTCAGGGTGAAGTCCCCCACTCCCAGGACCCAGCCATCCCCCCCACCCAAGACCTAGTGGCTTCACCTCCAACACTGTCACCTCCCCTTGACACCTGCCTgcctttccttccccctcccttacCCTCACTGGCCCTCCTACACCCACATCCACTCCAGGCTGGCCTGCggggtggcggggcggggggggggagcgCTGCCCTGTGTATGAGCCCAGGCCTCTCCCCCCACTCATACGGTGATCCTTCCTGAGCCCCCAGGCCCGCCACTTTCCCTCCCTCTATCTTGTGACTCCCTGTGTTGATCCCCACAGATCCAAGGCCAGACAGGGTGCAAGGAGCAAAGCCTCCCCGCGCTCTGCTCTGAGCCTCCCCTGCTGacctctcccctctctgccctGCAGACACTGGGTTGGGATGCCCTGCTGGCCCGGCGCCTGCCGCCGCCTTTCGTACCCACGCTGGCGGGCCGCACTGATGTCAGCAACTTCGACGAGGAATTCACAGGGGAGGCCCCCACGCTGAGCCCACCCCGCGACGCTCGGCCCCTCACGGCCACAGAGCAGGCAGCCTTCCGGGACTTCGACTTTGTGGCCGGGGGCTGCtagccccctcccccacttctgccCCCCACCGAgctgtcagtttttaaaaaggcctTTGGGATTTGCTCTATCCATGCATCTCCGTCCGTTCTTGTGCagtaatgggggtggggggcgtgcttggaggtggggagagttGGGAGGGGATGTGATGGATGGCCGGTGGCGtagggagtgatggggagaggcCCTGGATTGTGGTGGGGGATCGTTTGAAGGGGCCAAGGGATGGTGGAGACTCGGGGCTGTTATTGTGGTGGGGAGCATGGGCAGGCCGCCATGGGAGGGGGGCTCGGAGCTGTGTTGAGGAACTTCCGGGGTTCGAGGCCAGTGATGGGGCGTAGTTTGGGGGGTAGGGACTTCGGGTTGTGTGGGGGAGCTCAGGGCCACAATGAGCGAATGGTTGCGGGAGCCACTCATGACGGCAGCAGGGGCGAAAAGCGGCCCCCAACCCTCCCACTCTGCTCCCAGCCGAGCCTCCGCCCCAAGACTGCGGCCACGGCGTTGTGCGCGTGCTCCTGCGACTCCGGCTCTGTGTCTCTACGCCGCCGCGTGGCTAGTCCCGGAACTGCACACCCCGGAGGCGTACACAGCACCTCTGCCGCTCCGGCGCGGCCGCGAGGGTGCTGCAGCCCCGACGGGACGCACCGCCCCGGGCTTGTCCGCAAAAAGCGTTTATTCCCCGAAGTCTCCGAGCTGCGGACCAGAGGCCGGCCCCGGGTGGTCTGGCTTAGCCTCCGGGCGCGCCTAGAAGTGACTGAGGCCACTGTGCCGGGAGCTGCGCAGCGAGTTCGCCTCCCAAGCGCTCCTCATTAGGCCCAGCTCCCTGGGGCTGCCCTTGGCACCTGCCCTTGAAGGCAGGAGGCAAAGCAGTTGGCGAAGCACAGCCCGGCGCAGCAAGATGTACACCCAGGGGTCCAGAATCTGGTTCCACGAGGCGAGGCGCACGGCCAAAAACAGTGGCTGCTGCAGGGAGCTGGAGCCCCAGCCCGCGATGGCCAGCACCACCAACACCTGTGGGAGAAGACAGTGTGAGCGGTGGGTGGTGTAACAAAACGGCACCGGCGAAGGGTAGGGCTGAGATGGATGGGAGAGTGTCTGAAGGTAAGGTGGCTGTGAGGATGGACGGAACGTCACGGGGAGGGTAAATGGGAATCTAATTGGGAAGGAGctgtggagagaggggagaagaagTGGGGGCCTTAGCGTGGCAGAAGCAAAGGCCTTCAGTGGGTGTGTGCTTGGGCAGGAAAGAAGTCCCAGGTATCCCAAAGGACAGGGGATtgaaggggagaagagaaaaggggtggtgatggtggaagGAAGCTAGGGAATGGAAGCACTTAGGTGGGTGGGGTTGGAGGAGAACCTTGCCTGGGTCGGGTGAACTACAAAGACCCCAGGAAGGAGTAAGATACCGGGACTGGGAGGAGGAGTGGGACGTCAGAGGAAGAGGGCAAAGGGTGGACTCTGGCAGGTGGGGCCTCGAGGGGGCAGTGCCCTGGCTGGGTCAGGGAGAGAGGACCCAGGTATCCCACCCAGGATGGAAAAGGGTGGGAGAGGTCACGGAGGGCGTGGGAAGGAGCAGGGTTGGAGGGGCATGTGCGCCCCTCACCAGCAGGGGGCTCCAGCAGATGCACGACACCACCATGATGCCTACGAGCTGGCCCACCATCTCCACATCGTGGGCACGGGCTCGCCGCGCTGAGCCGCGGCCCAGGGAGCCGCCGGGGGCGGCGGAGGCCGAAGCGACGGACGAGGCGGACGAGGCGGACGAGGCGGAGGCCGGGCGGGGTCCGCGCCCTCCCCAGTGACGGCGGCTGTCGGAGCCTCCAGCCGGGAAGTGCCGTCGAGAGCGGCGGCACCAGCGGGCGCGCAGCAGGGCAAGGCCGCTGAGCGTGTTGCACACGAGCGCGGCGAGCAGCGAGGCCAAGCCGAGGCCGGCGAAAAGGCCGGCGAGCAACGACTGGCGCCAGCCTCCCGCCGGGCCCAGACCGATGAAGCACCACGTACCCGGGTACTGCAGCTCGTAGCGGCCCACGCGCGCCAATGGCAGCAGCGCCACGGCCAAGGCCACGGCGGCCAGCGCGGCCAAAGCCAACCGCGCTCGGGCCACCGAGACGCCGGCTGCGTGCAGCAGCGGCCGCGTGACGCCCACGCAGCGCTCCACGGCCATGCCGCAGCCCAGCAACAGCGGGCACA comes from Tursiops truncatus isolate mTurTru1 chromosome 3, mTurTru1.mat.Y, whole genome shotgun sequence and encodes:
- the PTGER1 gene encoding prostaglandin E2 receptor EP1 subtype; this translates as MSPYGPLNLSLAGEATTCTAPGASNASAGPLSDLAGASPALPIFSMTLGAVSNVLALALLAQVAGRLRRRRSAATFLLFVASLLATDLVGHVIPGALVLHLYAAGRSPAGGACHFLGGCMVFFGLCPLLLGCGMAVERCVGVTRPLLHAAGVSVARARLALAALAAVALAVALLPLARVGRYELQYPGTWCFIGLGPAGGWRQSLLAGLFAGLGLASLLAALVCNTLSGLALLRARWCRRSRRHFPAGGSDSRRHWGGRGPRPASASSASSASSVASASAAPGGSLGRGSARRARAHDVEMVGQLVGIMVVSCICWSPLLVLVVLAIAGWGSSSLQQPLFLAVRLASWNQILDPWVYILLRRAVLRQLLCLLPSRAGAKGSPRELGLMRSAWEANSLRSSRHSGLSHF